The Streptomyces sp. NBC_00286 nucleotide sequence GTGAACGGCCACAGCCACAAGAACAACATCACCCCGCACCCCGCCCCCGGCAACCGCTCCTTCTGGGAGATCTCCACGGCCTCCCACATCGACTTCCCCCAACTGGCCCGCGTCATCGAGGTAGTCGACAACCACGACGGCACGATCTCCCTCTTCACCACCCTCATCGAATCCGCGGCCCCGCACCGCACGGATTTCGCCGACCTCACCCAGACCGGCCTCGCGGCCCTCTACCGCGAGTTGTCCTTCAACGCCCCGGGCTCTCGCTCGACCCTCTCGGGCGATCCGGGGGACCGGAACACGGAACTGGTCCTGAACAAGGGGTAGTTCCTGGAACGGGGAGACGGGGCGACGAGGCTCAAAAACGCCCAACCCCCAAAGGGCAGTCAACCCACGTGCCCAGCTACGGTGTCCCTTCCGTCGATCACCCTCCGACGGAAGGGACGTACCGGCACATGACCGCATCACGCACGCTCCGTATCGCACTGGTGGGCGCTGCCGCACTCACCGCGGCGTCGCTCACCGCATCCGCCGCGGTGGCTGCCCCCGCGATGGCCGAACCCACAGTGACCGCTCCATCCCCGGCCACCAGAACGCACAGTGCGACCCAGGAAGCGATGGACGCCGCCGTGAAGGACGGCGTCCCCGGTGTCGCCGGGCAGGTCAAGGACAAGTACGGGGTCTGGAAGGCCACTTCGGGCGTAGGCAACCTCAAGACCAAGCAGCCGCGCTCCGCCCACGACCGCTACCGCGTCGGCAGCATCACCAAGACCTTCGTGTCGACGGTGCTGCTCCAACTGGAAGCGGAGGGCAGGCTCTCGCTCGACGACAAGGTCGACAAGTGGCTCCCCGGCGTGGTCCGCGGCAACGGCCACGACGGCAGCAAGGTGACCCTCCGCCAGCTCCTCAACCACACGAGCGGCATCTTCAACTACACGGCGGATGACGAGTTCGTACGGAAGGCCTTCCTCAAGGACGGCTTCTTCAAGCACCGTTACGACACGGCGACCCTCGGGCAGCTCGTCGAGATCGCGATGTCCCACAAGCCGGACTTCGCGCCCGGCGCGTCCTGGAACTACTCGAACACCAATTACACCCTGGCCGCGATGGTCATCGAGAGCGCCACGGGCAACTCGTACGGGGACGAGATCCACGACCGCATCACCGAACCCCTCGGCCTGCACGCCACGTTCGTCCCCGGTACGTATCCGAAGGTGCCGGGACCCAGCAGCAGGGCGTACGGCAAGCTCGCCGAGACCACGACCGGCCCGACGTACGACGTCACGGAACTGAACGCCACGCTCGCCGGCGGCTCGGGCGACATGATCTCCGACTCCGGCGACCTGAACCGCTTCTACTCCGCCCTCCTGCGCGGCAAGTTGCTCCCCAAGGCCCAACTCGCCGAGATGAAGAAGACGGTGAAGGTCGACGGTTCCCCCAACCTCGAGTACGGCCTCGGCCTGTCGGCAACCAAGCTGAGCTGCGGAATCACCGTCTGGGGCCACGGCGGCGGCATCCACGGCTCCCTCTCGGAAGCCGTCACGACAGCAGACGGCCGCCACTCACTCTCGTTCAACTTCAACGGGGACTGGGCGGGGGACAGCGGGGCGGTGATCGAGGCGGAGTTCTGCGGCGAGTAGCGCGTCCGCGTACTGTGCAGGTCGGGGCCCAGGCATCCTCGATCTCGCTCGACGACCAGACGAATGGCGCTGCCCTCGATGAGGGGCAGCGACCCACCGTGGTCGAGCTAGGACCTGTCGTCAAACGTGGGGTTGCAGCGGGCGCTGTTTCGGTGGCTGGACCTAGGCCCGGTCCTAGGTCTTCAGCCTGTTACGCCGCCGTGCCGCCTCGCCTACCGTCCTCGCCATGGATCCAACGGGCATTCTCGACGAGGCGCTCCAGCGACTGCACAGTTCAGGGCCGGAGCGGCTTGGGCGGCTCACCAACCACGCGCCGATGGCCGTTGAGGCCCTGGCCGCGCATGGTCAGGCCGACTCGGTGCACCGGTGGCTCGACCTCTATGCACGCAAGCTTGAAGAGTTCCCGTCCGGCATCGAGCCCGTCACGAACGCCAACTGGCGCTTAGCTCTTGGCGAGGCCCGCCGCGCCGCCGACTGGATTGACTACTTCGGCCGTGAGATCGCCGGGCGTCCCTGGCGTGAGGTGCTGACCGAGTGGTGGCCCCGTCTCCTGCCCGGCATGTACGGCGGCTCGACGCATCCGGTGATCAGGGTGGGTCACGCTGTGCGCACTCTTCTGGTCGGCGAGGACACCGAGCCGCGTCTGGCCGAGCTCGCCCACGGCCTCGGCTATTGGGCCGCCCGCTACCACTCCGTCACAGATGTCGCTCCGTTGCCCGGCGCCGACAGCGCAGCCGTGGCCCTCGATGCGGTGACGCCCATCGCCGAACGGGACGGCGGCTTCGCCGCCCGGCTCGGCCGCGTCACGGGCCTGCCGGTGTGGGCGCCCGCGATCACGGACGCGAATGAGGCGCGCCGCCGCCTCAGCGAACTGGTGCGGGCGGCCACCCACCGGTACGCCACCCACGGCCACGGCGAGGAGACAATGCTGGTCCACGCGGCCACGGCCCCCAACGCCGTCCTGCGCACCCTCCCCGCGCTCCCGCATGCCCTGTGGGTACCGAGCCTGCGGGCTGCCTGGACGGCATCCGCGGCGGTGACCGCGATGTACGCACCCCACGCCCCGGTCGCGTACACCCCACCGGGCACCTCCACCCCAGAAGAAGTCTTCGAACGGGCCCTGGCGCACGGCGACGAACACGTCATCAAGCTGACCGACACGGCCCTCGACATCGGCGACGAACAGGCACTGGCGGCGGCTTTGCGCTCCATCGAGCTGAGCGAACCGCTGAACTAGCCACTGCCGTGCCTCGCTATATGGATTTCTGCATAGTGGCGGCTGTGAGCGACCCATGGCAGATCGAGATCGAGCCCGAAGTCCGACAGTGGCTGGAGCTCCTCTCGGACGCCCAGTACGGCAAGGCCGAACGGGCCGCCGACATGCTCGCGGCACAGTCGGCCATGCTTGGGGAGCCGTACTCCCGTCACCTCGGCGGTAAAGTGCGCGAGCTTCGCTTCCTCATGGAGGGCAACGCCGTACGCATCACGTACTGGCTCGCTCCGGATAGGCGCATCGTGTTGTTGACGGTGTTCCGAAGACCAGGCAGCGCGAGACGGCCGAGGTCGAGCGTGCCCGGCAAGCACAGAAGGTGTGCGAGGCCGATCACGGTCCTGCGGAGCACAGCTTTGAGCGGATCGAGGAGGAGCGGCCGTGAACCACTCCCAGTGGAAGACCCGGCGGACCAGGAAGCTGCTGGGGGAGTCCGTCGAGGAATCTCCGGCCTACGTGGAGGCCGGGTACGCGTTCGCCTTGGGGCAGGCGGTCCATGACCGGCGCACCGAGCTAGGTCTGTCGCAGACCGAGCTGGCGCGCCGGGCGGGCATGACCCAGCCGCAGATCTCCAACATCGAGGGCGGCGACTCCGTCCCCACCCTGCCTCTGCTCACTCGCCTGGCCAAGGCGCTGGACGCTGCGCTGACCATCGATCTGGACGGCGACACGTCGGCGTTTATTTTCACCGCCCACGACGGGGGCGGAGACGGTGAACCGCAGTCGGGTGGTCACTCGTCAGTTGCCTGAGGCTGTCTCGCGGATGTGAGTGACGAAGGTTGTCCAGGCCGTGGGGGGGACGAGGAGAGCGGGGCCGGTGGGGTTCTTGGAGTCGCGGACGCCGGTCCCCTTGCCCGGGGTTAGGTGGGCGACCTCAACGCAGTTGTTGCCCATACCGTCGCTGTACGACGACTTGCGCCAGGCGCTTTCGGGGGCGAGCTGGGGGGCGGTGAAGCGAACGTTCATGGATCTACAGCTCTCGTTCTAGGCGGTTCACGAATTCGGGAGTGTCCTCGGGAGGCAACGCAGAGGCGACCATGGATTCGAACCGCCGGGTGAACCGGTCGACCTCGCGAGGCTTGTCCGAGGTGGAGACTGTGCCCCAGGAGCTGTCCAGCTGGATACGGGACGGCAGTTGGTCGCCGAAGTCGAGGATCGCGAAGTCATTGGTGGTTCGGTATCCCCAGCGGAACGGCAGCACCTGGAGCGTGACATGGTCCCAGGTCGACAGCTCCGCGAGCTTTGCGTACTGCTCGCGCATCACCTCTGCGCCTCCGACGGGGTACCGCAGTGCGGCCTCCCCAAGGACAGCGTGCAGCCTGACCGGTTCCTCCCGGGTGAGGATCTCCTGGCGTTTCATCCGAAGCTCCACGCTGTTCCGGATCATCTCCGTCGTGGTCTCCTCGATCGGCTTCTGCACCTCATGGATGGCGCGCGCGTACCGCTCAGTCTGGAGCAGGCCGTACACAAGCGTGGGGTGGTACGCCTTCATGCTGCGGGCCTCGGGCTCAAGCCCAACAAATCCCGGCATTCCGGAGGGCATCAGACCGCGGTGCTGTGTCAGCCAGTCCTGATTGGAGGACTCCCGGTTGAGGTTGATGAGTGACTCGATGACGGCTTCATCGGTGACGCCGTACTTGTCGAGCAGCTTCCTCAGGTCGCTCACGTTGCGGAAGTTCAGCGACCCGGATTCGATCCGTTGGAGCGAGGCCTCGGAGATGCGCAGTCCCTGAACCGCCTGCTTGCGCGTGAAGCCCCCGCCCCGGTCGCCGAGACCGCAGTTCTCTCGCAACTGGCGTAGCTGAAGGCCCAGTTCCAGTCGCTGTCCAGTCCGTCCACGCTTGGCGGCCATGTGCATCGTCCTCGTGCTGTCGTGCGTGTCACCTGGTGCTGTGTACCGAGTGTGGCACCCCGTGTGCAGGTCGTGCAGCCAGTTGCGTAGATCGGCGCATAGTCCACTTTCTCTTCTGCTGATTAATCAGGCGGCATTCGATGGAACTCGAACACGAGTCACTGTCACCGTTGTTGGGCAGCCAGCGCGAAAGGAACCTCATGCCCAACCCCGAGACCCCCGCCCTCCTCACCCACGACTGGTCGATGGGCTACCCCATGACCCTCCGCAGCGTTCGGCTCGCCCGGCTCCACGTCCGCCGCCGACTGACGATGTGGAACTGGACCGGCGACATCGACGACGCCGTACTGGTCGCCTCGGAACTCGTCGCCAACGCCGTGCAGCATGCGCGGGTCGTGGGTCATGAACTGTGGCTGCGGCTGGCCGAGTTGGAGGACGGCGGACTGATCGTCGAGGTCTCGGATCCGGTGCGGGCGGCGCCCAAGCCGGGTGTCGCGCCCGACGGCGAAGGTGGCCGGGGCCTCCTCGTCGTCGCCCAACTCGCTGACGACCTCGTGTGGTTCCTGCGGCCGGAGGTCGGAAAGACAGTCCGAGCCCGGCTGGCTGTACCCAAGCTGCGTACGTCAGGCACATGAGGGACGTGGCGGGGCGGCCGCGTCCGCGCACGTGGTGTACGGCGGCGGCCCACCGGCAGGTAATTCCGCGAAGGCGTTACAGATCTCCCTGATGTGTCACATCCGCAGCGCACACCTCCTCCGTGGACATGACCGTCATGTCGACCGGACATGGCTTGACTCCATGGAAGGTGGGGTCAGCCCGTGACGTGGAACTCGTTTCCGCCGGGGTCGAGGAATTCGCCGGATTCCCAGTCACGTTGGGTGACTTCCAGCCGCAGCCTGTTCCGCGCCGCCTTCGGCGCCGCAGGTGGCCCCATCACCAACGAGACCGTGCTGGTGGGCCTCCGGCGCAGCCGGACACCCCAGTTGTGGGACTCGACCACCTGCCAGTCGGCCTGGGACTGCCAGAAGGCCCACTGCGCGTAGCGGTCCTCCTCGGCGACGTCAAGGCAAATGGCGGCGAGGCCGGAGTCGGCGAGTACGCCGGGGTGTCCGGGACGCAGCACGCAGAACTCGTTGCCCTCCGGATCGGCCAGCACGTCCCACGGGACATCTCCCTGGCCGATGTCGACCCGCGTCGCACCGAGTGTGAGCAGGCGCGCCACCTCGGCCTCCCTGTCCGGCCCCCCGGCCAGGTCGAGGTGGAGCCGGTTCTTGAGCTCCGCCTTCGGCTTCGCGGTCGGCACGAACCGCAATTGCAGGCCGCCCGTTAGGCCCCGCGTCGCGTCCAGCCAGAAGCGGTCCAGGCGCGTGACATCCAGCGCGTCGATCACAATCCCGGTCAGCATCCTGCCCCCAAGCCCCCAAGCCCCCAAGCCCCCAAGCCCCCAAGCCCCCAAGCCCCCAAGCCCCCAAGCCCCCAAGCCCCCAAGCCCCCAAGCCCCCAAGCCCCCAAGCCCCCAAGCCCCCAAGCCCTCGACCCGTCGCCTGCCCGTTGTCTCCGCCGCTGTCGGCGTCAGTGCTGGGAGCCCAGGCCGGAAGCACGCAGCCGCCCGGGGCAGCCGACGATCCCCCTGAAATCGGTCACCTATGCGGTCGTACGCCTGCGGACCAGATCCTTGCTCTCCTCCGGCAACGCGTCGGCGACCAGCAGCCGGGGCAGCAGCTCCGGTTCACGTGTCATCGCACGGAAGACGAGCGCGACGGTCACGTCGTGGTCAGGGCGGTGCACGATCTCGACCGGATCGGCAGCGCGGATGTCCCCCGGCTCGATCACGCGCAGATACGCGCCCGGCAGCGCGGCCTGCGTGAACCGCTTGATCCAACCGTCACGCTCCAGCCAGCCCTGGAACGTCGCGCACGGGATCCGCGCGCACGACACCTCCAGGACGACGTCCGGCCCGATGCGCCAGCGCTCGCCGATCAGGGCGCCGTTGACGTCGAGGCCGATGGTCGTGAGGTTCTCCCCGAAGACACCGTTGGCAAGCGGCCTGCCCAACTTGGTCTCCCATCCGTCGAGATCCTCGCGGGCATACGCGTAGACGGCCTGGTCGGAGCCGCCGTGGTGCTTCACGTCGTAGACCCGGTCGCCATCGAGACCGACTGCGCCGGTGCCCTTGGGACCGGGGGCGATGACGGCGACCGGGCCGTCGACGGGCCGCTTGTCGATGCCTGTCGCGCTGAGGCCCTTCCATGGGTTGGGGCGGGGCCTGCCGACATTGACGGAGAGCAGCTTCATGGGGACGACGGTACGGTCCGCTGCATCCGGAGGGCGAGACATTTCCCTGCCACTGCCGCGCTCGCGGCGTGCGTGGCACCCGGCGGCGTGGTCGTCCGGGCGATTCCGGGCTCCCGTGGCTCCGTGAGCTACGGAGTTATCGGATCCGACTCGCTCATGTCGACCGGACACGGCCTGACCCCGGGGGAGTAGGGCGGAAGTCCGAGGCGTCTGGGCCGCCGGACCGAGGCGTTCTCGCGGGCGTGCGGGTGAGATGGGGGTATGAGTGAATCCGAGTCTCTGCCTGTGGCTGTTCGCGACCGACTGGCACTGGAGAAGAACGTCTGGCTGTGCACCGTGCGGCCGGACGGGTCTCCCCATGTGACGCCGGTCTGGTTCGTCTTCCTGCGGGGCAGTTGGTGGATCGGCACGGACGTGGGTTCGGTCAAGGTCCGCAATATCGAGAAGTTCTCGCGGGTCTCCCTGGCGTTGGAGGACGGCCGGCTTCCCGTCGTCGCCGAGGGAGAGGCGGTGCTGCACCGAGGATCGTTCGCCGCGGAGATCACGGATGCCTTCAGGGTGAAGTACGGAGGTTGGGATGTCTCCGCCCCGTACACACCGGGCGTGGACCGCGTACTGCTCGAAGTTCCCGTACGGCGCTGGCTGTTGGCGGGTACGGCTCAATGATCGCCGGGCACGACGTAAGGGGACGTAAGAGTTAGGGTCGTGGCTGATCAGGTCGTTGAAGAGGGGGCTTCGGGGATGACGAGCGGGATAGTTACGGCGGTCAGCAGCAACGGCGAGTACTCGTTCACCAAGCCGAACCGGGACAGCATCACGTTGCTGGCCGGGTTCGGCGTGGAGGGTGACGTGCATGCCGGCGTGACGGTCAAGCATCGTTCGCGGGTCGCGCAGGATCCGACTCAGCCGAATCTGCGCCAGGTTCATCTCATCCATGAAGAGCTCTTCGCCGAGGTCGGTGCGGAGGGATTCAACGTGGTGCCCGGTGACCTCGGTGAGAACATCACCACCCGCGGCATCGATCTGCTCGGCCTGCCGGTCGGCACGCTGCTGCGTATCGGCGATGGTGCGGTGCTGGAGGTGACCGGCCTGCGCAATCCCTGCCTGCAGATCGACAACTTCCAGGACGGGCTGCTGAAGCAGGTCGTCGGCCGTGATGAGGCCGGGAACATCGTGCGCAAGTCCGGAATCATGAGCATCGTGAAGGAGGGCGGCGTGGTGCGGCCCGGCGACACGATCGCGGCGGAGCTTCCCAGTGGCCCGCACCGGCCCCTGGAGCGAGTCTGACGTCGCTCACCCAGCGGGTCTGAATCCGCCACCATCGGCCCGCCCGGCCAGTGGTGCGCCGGAGGGCCGTCACCCGGCGGGACAGTCGGGTGACGGCCCTCTTTCTGCCCCCGTCCTCAGGTGGTCAGTTGTACTTTCGCCAGTCGTACTTCAGCTGGTAGTGACCGCCGTGGCCCTTGAAGTCGAGGGTGCGGTCCGTGCTGTTGTCCTGGCCGCCGGGGAAGCGGCTGGTCAGCGACGAGATGGTGGCGCTGACCGTGATCGGCTTGAAGACCTCGTCGCCCCACAGGCCCTTGAGGTAGTCGAAGACCAGGCCGACCACGAAGCCCACCGCGACCCCGATGGCGATGCCGAGGGGCCCGCCGGGGGAGCCGATCGCGCCGCCGATGGCGGCCGCGAGCGCCGCGGCGACCTTGGCCTTCACCTTGTCGAGGAGTTCGTTGAGGAAGTCGGCGAGGCCGCCCCAGTCGACCTCCGCGAGGACCAGCGTGACGAAGTACGTCTTGGGGAACGTGACCTTGCTCTGCTCGGTGAGGCTGAAGTGGGTGAAGCGCCTCGGCGGCGAGTACGTCTGCACGGTCCCGGTGCTGAAGCTGCGCACCCGGAACGCCGAGACCTTCTTGGTGTCGCCGTCCTCGTCCACGGACGTGCCGCCCAGGTCGATCTCGTCCTTGCCGATCTCGCTCGTCTCGTCCACGCACTTGACCCGGTGGATCCGCAGCTCCAGGTTGCGCAGTTCCGGGAAGGCCGCCGCGGACGCCACCTCCTGGGCTGTCATCGGGCCGATCAGCGCGTCGGACATCCGCTGCAGTTCCTCGACAGGGAACTTCATCCGCGTCGGGAGCGGAGTCTTACGGACCTGCTCGTCGACACCGGACGACGACTTGAGGTCGACCTTGGCGAGGTCGCCGAGCCGCTTGGCACGCGCCGCACCGCCCCGCAGCTCCACCGCGATCCGGTCCGCGGCCTGCTTCTGCTGGGCTTCGGGCAGCGTACGGAAACGCCGGGCGAGTATCTGCTCGGTGCTCCTGGCGTCGGACGGCATCGGGTACTTGCCGGGCTCCGCGTGATGCGCGGCCACCTTGTCGGCGGCGAGCTGGAATTCCAGCGCGACGCGTTCGGCGATGGCTTTGACCTTGGCGCTGGGTATGCCGGTGACGATCATTTCTTTGTTGTCGGTGGTGTTGGCCATGCGAATCCTTCCCCCAGATGGCCATAGGGCCGGCCGGCCCCGAGAGGCCCGGCCCCTGATGGCCTGCGGCGGCCTGTGATGGCCTGTGATGGCCTGTGATGGCACGAGGCCAGACGCTAGGCCGACGGTGCCGGGGGCGGACCTGGGGAAGGACCCGGGAGAATCCCCAGTCCTCCCCCGGAAGCCTCAATTCCGCCCCGGGCAGCCTCAGTTACGACCCTGGGCATGTTCTTCGCCCCCATCGCCAGTGCAGTCTCAGTTACGACCCTGCAGCGCCGCCTCGTTCCCCGCCGCCAGCAGCACGGCGAGCCGGGTGCGCGAGGCGACGCCGAGCTTGGCGTAGATCCGCCCCAGGTGGAACTCGACGGTCTTGGGACTGATCACCAGCTCCCGCGCCACCTGGCGGTTGGTCAGCCCGGCCGCCACCCGGCGGGCGACCACCAACTCCTGCGCGGTGAGCGGCGCGGCATCCGCCTTGAGGGGAGCGACGTCCGTACCGCGCGCGGGGGTGTCCAGGCCGCAGGCCGCCAACTCCCGTTCGCAGCACGCCAGATCGGGCCGGGCGTCGAGTCGTACGAGCAGGCACCGGGCCGTACGCAACTGCTCCGCGGCCGGAGTTCGCTTGGCCACCCGGCGCAGGAACTGCCCGTACGCGAGGTGCACCAGCGCGCGGCCGAACGGCTCCTGGGCGCGGTGGGCGTGCCGCAGCGCCGAGCGGAAGGCGCTCTCGGCGGCGGCCGGGTCCCCGCGGGCCGCCGCCAGGGTGCCCCGGCTCCGGGCCGCCCGCATCAGCGCGGCCGGATGGTCGCGTCGTACGGCCAAAGCCTCGTACTGGCCGAGGAGTTGAGCCGCCCGTCGATGGTCCCCGAGCTCGGTCCACGCGTCGGCGAGAAGGTCCGGCCAGGGCACGGCGCCCGGCTCGTCGAAGGAGCCGGAGGTGTCCTGTTCGCTCGGCGGGAGCAGCGGGGCCAGGGCGCCGACGACGTCCTCGGGACGACCAAGGGTCCGCGCCAGGTGTGCCTCGGCAAGCGCCGTCCACACGGCAGGGCATGCGCCGCCCGGACCGGTGTCCTCGCGCATCCCGCGCACCTGGGCGTGT carries:
- a CDS encoding serine hydrolase domain-containing protein — encoded protein: MTASRTLRIALVGAAALTAASLTASAAVAAPAMAEPTVTAPSPATRTHSATQEAMDAAVKDGVPGVAGQVKDKYGVWKATSGVGNLKTKQPRSAHDRYRVGSITKTFVSTVLLQLEAEGRLSLDDKVDKWLPGVVRGNGHDGSKVTLRQLLNHTSGIFNYTADDEFVRKAFLKDGFFKHRYDTATLGQLVEIAMSHKPDFAPGASWNYSNTNYTLAAMVIESATGNSYGDEIHDRITEPLGLHATFVPGTYPKVPGPSSRAYGKLAETTTGPTYDVTELNATLAGGSGDMISDSGDLNRFYSALLRGKLLPKAQLAEMKKTVKVDGSPNLEYGLGLSATKLSCGITVWGHGGGIHGSLSEAVTTADGRHSLSFNFNGDWAGDSGAVIEAEFCGE
- a CDS encoding questin oxidase family protein — its product is MDPTGILDEALQRLHSSGPERLGRLTNHAPMAVEALAAHGQADSVHRWLDLYARKLEEFPSGIEPVTNANWRLALGEARRAADWIDYFGREIAGRPWREVLTEWWPRLLPGMYGGSTHPVIRVGHAVRTLLVGEDTEPRLAELAHGLGYWAARYHSVTDVAPLPGADSAAVALDAVTPIAERDGGFAARLGRVTGLPVWAPAITDANEARRRLSELVRAATHRYATHGHGEETMLVHAATAPNAVLRTLPALPHALWVPSLRAAWTASAAVTAMYAPHAPVAYTPPGTSTPEEVFERALAHGDEHVIKLTDTALDIGDEQALAAALRSIELSEPLN
- a CDS encoding helix-turn-helix domain-containing protein, translated to MNHSQWKTRRTRKLLGESVEESPAYVEAGYAFALGQAVHDRRTELGLSQTELARRAGMTQPQISNIEGGDSVPTLPLLTRLAKALDAALTIDLDGDTSAFIFTAHDGGGDGEPQSGGHSSVA
- a CDS encoding DUF397 domain-containing protein gives rise to the protein MNVRFTAPQLAPESAWRKSSYSDGMGNNCVEVAHLTPGKGTGVRDSKNPTGPALLVPPTAWTTFVTHIRETASGN
- a CDS encoding helix-turn-helix domain-containing protein, whose protein sequence is MAAKRGRTGQRLELGLQLRQLRENCGLGDRGGGFTRKQAVQGLRISEASLQRIESGSLNFRNVSDLRKLLDKYGVTDEAVIESLINLNRESSNQDWLTQHRGLMPSGMPGFVGLEPEARSMKAYHPTLVYGLLQTERYARAIHEVQKPIEETTTEMIRNSVELRMKRQEILTREEPVRLHAVLGEAALRYPVGGAEVMREQYAKLAELSTWDHVTLQVLPFRWGYRTTNDFAILDFGDQLPSRIQLDSSWGTVSTSDKPREVDRFTRRFESMVASALPPEDTPEFVNRLEREL
- a CDS encoding ATP-binding protein, producing MPNPETPALLTHDWSMGYPMTLRSVRLARLHVRRRLTMWNWTGDIDDAVLVASELVANAVQHARVVGHELWLRLAELEDGGLIVEVSDPVRAAPKPGVAPDGEGGRGLLVVAQLADDLVWFLRPEVGKTVRARLAVPKLRTSGT
- a CDS encoding VOC family protein, which encodes MLTGIVIDALDVTRLDRFWLDATRGLTGGLQLRFVPTAKPKAELKNRLHLDLAGGPDREAEVARLLTLGATRVDIGQGDVPWDVLADPEGNEFCVLRPGHPGVLADSGLAAICLDVAEEDRYAQWAFWQSQADWQVVESHNWGVRLRRRPTSTVSLVMGPPAAPKAARNRLRLEVTQRDWESGEFLDPGGNEFHVTG
- a CDS encoding MOSC domain-containing protein translates to MKLLSVNVGRPRPNPWKGLSATGIDKRPVDGPVAVIAPGPKGTGAVGLDGDRVYDVKHHGGSDQAVYAYAREDLDGWETKLGRPLANGVFGENLTTIGLDVNGALIGERWRIGPDVVLEVSCARIPCATFQGWLERDGWIKRFTQAALPGAYLRVIEPGDIRAADPVEIVHRPDHDVTVALVFRAMTREPELLPRLLVADALPEESKDLVRRRTTA
- a CDS encoding pyridoxamine 5'-phosphate oxidase family protein, yielding MAVRDRLALEKNVWLCTVRPDGSPHVTPVWFVFLRGSWWIGTDVGSVKVRNIEKFSRVSLALEDGRLPVVAEGEAVLHRGSFAAEITDAFRVKYGGWDVSAPYTPGVDRVLLEVPVRRWLLAGTAQ
- a CDS encoding MOSC domain-containing protein, whose amino-acid sequence is MTSGIVTAVSSNGEYSFTKPNRDSITLLAGFGVEGDVHAGVTVKHRSRVAQDPTQPNLRQVHLIHEELFAEVGAEGFNVVPGDLGENITTRGIDLLGLPVGTLLRIGDGAVLEVTGLRNPCLQIDNFQDGLLKQVVGRDEAGNIVRKSGIMSIVKEGGVVRPGDTIAAELPSGPHRPLERV